Proteins found in one Oncorhynchus mykiss isolate Arlee chromosome 17, USDA_OmykA_1.1, whole genome shotgun sequence genomic segment:
- the LOC110494513 gene encoding inter-alpha-trypsin inhibitor heavy chain H3 has protein sequence MSGVWTVLLLWGVVFVPALLHGALVISREGSTPQRSDGATRLLKKRSTDNMEVEVYSVKVACKVASRFAHTVITSSALNKANSSQEVFFEVDLPKTAFITNFSMEIEGQTYTGEVKEKEKAKKQYQKAVSTGQTAGLVKASGRKMEKFSVSVNIAANSNVTFILTYEELLQRKLGQYEIMTQVKPKQLVQHFEIVADIYEPQGIAFLEAYGTFISNELLPLVEKTVTDKKAHISFCPTMDQQRKCPGCDGTLIDGDFFIKYDVNRAETLGDIQIVNGYFVHFFAPPDLPRVPKNVVFVIDRSGSMSGNKIHQTREAMLTILNDLHEDDYFGIVTFDHHISTWKDSLTKATTGNVSEAKGFVKGIYQSGYTDINGALMKAVDIMMKDKQAKKFTERSVSMIILLTDGMPNSGVSSTPQIQENVRDAMGGNMSLFCLGFGNDVDYSFLDVMSRQNQGLARRIYEGSDATVQLQGFYEEVASPLLSEVDLHYPDNLVNSLTTSHYKQLFNGSEIVVAGRLTDNSLDNFLVEVFAKGYEEDFIVKGQASAQEWDILYPEQEYIFGDFTERLWAYLTIQQLLSKKETGTAEEKGNATAQALEMSLQYSFVTPLTSMVVTKPKTEEEQEEPLIADKLTEDERQNAQRLGHFVPQTVSNTYRVQSRPTYFVDGDPHFMIELPEQEDALCFNIDDRPGTIFNLVRDQLAGVLVNGQTIGDKKVAPDGKVNTYFGRFGIVHQGLGVRLEVTTHDITVSQNGKQAKLFWSDTASLKGANLDLQVTKDRSLTVTLRDSVRFVVILHKVWKQHPYHQDYLGFYTLDSHLLSPSVHGLLGQFYHGVQFEVRDMRPGEEPEKPDATMLVKGQELTVTRGWQRDFSWDVKNGENVPCWFIHSNGNGLIDGNHTDYIMSGLFKTV, from the exons ATGTCTGGAGTGtggactgtgctgctgctctggGGCGTTGTCTTTGTCCCGGCTCTGTTGCATGGAGCTCTGGTCATCTCACGAGAAGGCTCCACACCACAG CGCTCTGATGGTGCTACAAGGCTACTAAAG aaaagaAGTACAGATAATATGGAG gtggAGGTGTACAGTGTAAAGGTGGCCTGTAAGGTGGCGTCTCGTTTCGCTCACACGGTCATAACCTCCAGTGCTCTGAACAAGGCCAACTCCTCTCAGGAAGTATTCTTTGAGGTGGATCTGCCCAAGACTGCCTTCATCACCAACTTCAGCAT GGAGATAGAGGGTCAGACGTACACGGGCGaggtgaaggagaaggagaaagccAAGAAGCAGTATCAGAAAGCTGTTTCCACAGGGCAGACTGCAGGACTGGTCAA GGCATCAGGGAGGAAGATGGAGAAGTTTTCGGTGTCTGTGAACATCGCGGCCAATAGTAACGTCACCTTCATTCTGACATACGAGGAGTTGCTTCAGCGTAAACTGGGCCAGTATGAGATCATGACCCAGGTCAAACCCAAGCAGCTGGTCCAGCACTTTGAG ATTGTGGCAGATATCTATGAACCCCAGGGCATTGCCTTCCTGGAGGCCTATGGAACCTTCATCTCCAACGAGCTTCTCCCTCTGGTGGAGAAAACAGTCACTGACAAAAAG GCACACATCTCTTTCTGCCCAACAATGGACCAGCAGAGAAAGTGCCCAGGTTGTGACGGCACCCTGATTGACGGGGATTTCTTTATCAAATATGACGTGAACCGAGCTGAGACCCTTGGTGACATCCAG ATAGTGAATGGGTACTTTGTGCACTTCTTTGCTCCTCCGGACTTACCCAGAGTTCCAAAGAATGTAGTGTTCGTCATTGACAGGAGTGGGTCAATGTCTGGAAACAAAATTCATCAG ACAAGGGAAGCTATGCTGACTATCCTGAATGACCTGCATGAGGACGACTACTTTGGAATTGTCACATTTGACCACCATATCTCAACATGGAAGGACTCTTTGACCAAGGCCACCACGGGAAATGTGTCTGAAGCCAAAGGATTTGTCAAAGGAATATATCAAAGTGGAT ACACTGATATAAATGGTGCTCTGATGAAAGCTGTGGACATAATGATGAAAGACAAACAAGCCAAGAAGTTCACAGAGAGGAGTGTGTCTATGATTATCTTACTGACAGATGGAATGCCAAACTCAG gaGTGTCATCTACACCACAGATTCAGGAGAATGTCCGTGATGCGATGGGTGGGAACatgtctctgttctgtctggGCTTTGGGAATGATGTGGACTACTCCTTTCTGGATGTGATGTCTAGACAGAACCAGGGACTGGCCCGGAGGATCTACGAGGGTTCTGACGCCACTGTCCAGCTTCAG GGTTTCTATGAGGAAGTAGCCAGCCCCCTCCTCTCTGAGGTGGACCTGCATTACCCTGACAACCTGGTGAACTCTCTGACCACCAGCCACTACAAGCAGCTGTTCAACGGCTCAGAGATCGTGGTAGCTGGCCGGCTCACTGATAATAGCTTGGATAACTTCCTCGTGGAGGTGTTTGCAAAGGGg TATGAGGAGGACTTTATTGTCAAAGGCCAGGCTAGTGCCCAAGAGTGGGACATACTGTACCCTGAGCAGGAGTACATATTTGGGGACTTCACTGAGCGTCTTTGGGCCTACCTCACCATCCAACAACTGTTGAGCAAGAA AGAGACTGGAACTGCAGAAGAGAAGGGGAATGCCACTGCCCAGGCTCTGGAGATGTCCCTGCAGTACAGCTTTGTCACCCCTCTTACCTCCATGGTGGTCACCAAGCCTAAGACTGAAGAGGAGCAAGAGGAACCCCTCATCGCGGACAAGCTGACCGAGG ATGAAAGGCAAAACGCCCAGAGATTGG GTCATTTTGTACCCCAGACGGTGAGCAACACCTACAGGGTGCAGAGCAGGCCCACATACTTTG TGGATGGAGACCCTCATTTCATGATTGAGTTGCCAGAACAGGAGGATGCACTGTGCTTCAACATAGACGACAGGCCTGGTACCATCTTCAACCTAGTGAGAGATCAGCTTGCAG GTGTTTTGGTCAATGGCCAGACCATTGGGGACAAGAAGGTGGCCCCTGATGGCAAAGTGAACACCTACTTTGGTCGCTTTGGCATTGTTCACCAGGGGCTGGGGGTGAGACTGGAGGTGACTACTCATGACATCACTGTGTCCCAGAATGGCAAGCAGGCCAAACTCTTCTGGTCTGACACCGCCTCTCTCAAGGGAGCCAA TTTAGACCTGCAGGTGACCAAAGACCGCAGCTTGACTGTCACCCTCAGGGACTCGGTCCGGTTTGTGGTCATCCTACACAAGGTGTGGAAACAGCACCCCTACCACCAGGACTATCTGGGCTTCTATACCCTGGACAGCCACCTCTTATCCCCCAGCGTCCACGGCCTTCTAG GTCAGTTTTACCATGGGGTGCAGTTTGAGGTGAGAGACATGCGCCCAGGGGAGGAGCCAGAGAAACCAGATGCCACCATGCTAGTGAAGGGGCAGGAGCTTACAGTGACAAG GGGCTGGCAGAGGGACTTCAGCTGGGATGTGAAGAATGGAGAGAACGTCCCCTGCTGGTTCATCCATAGCAACGGCAACGGCCTCATCGATGGAAACCACACAGATTACATCATGTCTGGACTCTTCAAGACTGTCTGA